From Klebsiella electrica, the proteins below share one genomic window:
- the sbcB gene encoding exodeoxyribonuclease I has protein sequence MQDSANQPGFLFHDYETFGTHPALDRPSQFAAIRTDAGLNIIGEPEVFYCKLADDYLPQPQAVMVTGITPQEANAKGDNEAAFARRIHDLFTVPKTCIVGYNNVRFDDEVSRNIFYRNFYDPYAWSWQHDNSRWDLLDVMRACYALRPEGINWPENEDGLPSFRLEHLTVANGIEHSNAHDAMADVYATIAMAQLVKARQPRLFDYLYSHRNKRKLATLIDVPQMKPLVHVSGMFGAARGNTSLVAPLAWHPDNRNAVIMVDLAGDMTPLLELDADTLRERLYTPKADLGELAAVPVKLVHLNKCPVLAQDNTLRPQDADRLGINRQRCLDNLQLLRNHPQVREKAVAIFAEAEPFVPSDNVDTQLYNGFFSDADRAAMKIVLETEPRNLPALDITFADKRIERLLFNYRARNFPGSLDEAEQQRWLEHRREIFTPAFLQAYADELQMLYQQYADDKEKLAQLKALWQYAQEIV, from the coding sequence ATGCAAGATAGCGCCAACCAGCCCGGATTTTTATTCCACGATTATGAGACCTTCGGTACCCACCCCGCGCTCGATCGTCCGTCCCAGTTCGCCGCCATTCGCACCGACGCCGGGCTGAATATCATCGGCGAACCGGAGGTTTTCTACTGCAAACTGGCCGACGACTATCTGCCGCAGCCGCAGGCGGTGATGGTAACCGGGATCACCCCGCAGGAGGCGAACGCCAAAGGCGATAACGAAGCCGCCTTTGCCCGCCGGATTCACGATCTGTTCACGGTGCCGAAAACCTGCATCGTCGGCTACAACAATGTGCGCTTCGATGATGAAGTCAGCCGGAATATTTTTTATCGTAACTTTTACGATCCCTACGCCTGGAGCTGGCAGCACGACAACTCTCGCTGGGATCTGCTGGATGTGATGCGCGCCTGCTATGCGCTGCGCCCGGAAGGGATCAACTGGCCGGAGAACGAGGACGGCCTGCCGAGCTTTCGCCTTGAGCATCTGACCGTCGCCAACGGCATTGAACACAGCAATGCCCACGACGCGATGGCCGACGTTTACGCCACCATCGCCATGGCGCAACTGGTCAAAGCCCGGCAACCGCGTCTGTTTGACTATCTCTACAGCCATCGCAATAAGCGCAAGCTGGCGACGCTGATCGACGTTCCGCAAATGAAGCCGCTGGTCCATGTTTCCGGCATGTTCGGCGCGGCGCGCGGCAACACCAGCCTGGTGGCACCGCTGGCCTGGCATCCGGATAACCGCAATGCGGTGATCATGGTCGATCTGGCCGGCGATATGACGCCACTGCTGGAACTGGATGCCGATACCCTGCGCGAGCGGCTATACACGCCAAAGGCCGATCTGGGGGAGCTGGCGGCGGTGCCGGTTAAGCTGGTTCATCTCAATAAATGCCCGGTGCTGGCCCAGGATAATACGCTGCGCCCGCAGGATGCCGACCGGTTGGGGATTAACCGCCAGCGCTGCCTGGATAACCTGCAGCTGCTGCGCAACCATCCGCAGGTGCGGGAAAAAGCGGTGGCTATTTTCGCCGAGGCAGAGCCGTTTGTTCCCTCCGACAACGTCGATACTCAGCTCTATAACGGCTTCTTCAGCGATGCCGATCGCGCGGCGATGAAAATCGTGCTGGAAACCGAGCCGCGCAACCTGCCGGCGCTGGATATTACCTTTGCCGACAAGCGGATAGAGCGTCTGCTGTTCAACTACCGCGCCCGCAACTTCCCCGGCAGCCTTGACGAGGCCGAGCAGCAGCGCTGGTTAGAGCATCGTCGCGAGATATTTACACCGGCGTTTTTGCAGGCCTATGCCGATGAGTTGCAGATGCTGTATCAGCAGTACGCGGACGATAAAGAGAAGCTGGCGCAGTTGAAGGCGCTGTGGCAGTACGCGCAGGAAATTGTTTAA
- a CDS encoding APC family permease, translating into MSHNATPKTSRVELRKTLTLIPVVMMGLAYMQPMTLFDTFGIVSGLTDGHVATAYAFALVAILFTALSYGKLVRRFPSAGSAYTYAQKSISPAVGFMVGWSSLLDYLFMPMINILLAKIYFEALVPSVPSWIFVVALVAFMTISNLRSIKTVANFNTLIVILQMGIVAVIVGLIIYGVMHGEGAGTLTSTRPFWSEGAHVVPMITGATILCFSFLGFDGISSLSEETKDAERVIPKAIFLTALIGGLIFIGASYFLQLYFPDISRFKDPDASQPEIMLYVAGKTFQWGVLIFSSVTVLASGMAAHAGVSRLMYVMGRDGVFPTRFFGYVHPKWRTPAWNVLLVGAIALLAIKFDLVTATALINFGALVAFTFVNLSVISQFWIREKRNKTLKDHFNYLILPVCGALTVGALWINLEESSMILGLIWGGIGLVYLACVTKSFRNPVPQYEDVA; encoded by the coding sequence ATGTCGCATAACGCTACTCCAAAAACCTCTCGCGTGGAATTACGTAAAACGCTTACGTTGATTCCGGTTGTAATGATGGGCCTGGCCTATATGCAGCCGATGACGCTGTTCGATACGTTTGGTATCGTCTCTGGTTTGACCGACGGCCACGTCGCGACGGCTTACGCCTTCGCCCTGGTCGCGATTCTCTTTACGGCACTGAGCTACGGTAAACTGGTTCGTCGTTTCCCGTCAGCGGGTTCCGCTTACACCTACGCCCAGAAATCTATCAGCCCGGCGGTGGGCTTTATGGTGGGATGGTCGTCGCTGCTGGACTACTTGTTCATGCCGATGATCAACATTCTGCTGGCGAAAATTTACTTTGAAGCGCTGGTGCCTTCTGTTCCTTCGTGGATCTTCGTTGTCGCGCTGGTGGCCTTTATGACCATCTCTAACCTGCGCAGCATCAAGACCGTGGCGAACTTCAACACCCTGATCGTTATCCTGCAGATGGGTATCGTGGCGGTGATTGTCGGCCTGATTATCTACGGCGTGATGCACGGCGAAGGCGCAGGCACACTGACCAGCACTCGTCCGTTCTGGTCTGAAGGGGCGCACGTGGTGCCGATGATTACCGGTGCGACCATCCTGTGCTTCTCGTTCCTGGGCTTCGATGGCATTTCTTCGCTGTCTGAAGAGACCAAAGACGCTGAGCGCGTGATTCCGAAGGCTATCTTCCTGACTGCGCTGATTGGCGGCCTGATCTTCATCGGTGCCTCTTACTTCCTGCAGCTGTACTTCCCGGACATCTCGCGCTTTAAAGATCCGGACGCATCGCAGCCGGAAATTATGCTGTACGTTGCGGGTAAAACCTTCCAGTGGGGCGTGCTGATTTTCTCCAGCGTGACCGTGCTGGCCTCCGGTATGGCCGCGCATGCGGGCGTTTCTCGTCTGATGTACGTCATGGGCCGCGATGGCGTGTTCCCGACCCGTTTCTTCGGCTACGTACACCCGAAATGGCGTACTCCGGCGTGGAACGTGCTGCTGGTTGGCGCGATTGCGCTGCTGGCGATTAAATTCGACCTGGTGACGGCGACGGCGCTGATTAACTTCGGCGCGCTGGTGGCATTTACCTTCGTTAACCTGTCGGTCATCTCCCAGTTCTGGATCCGTGAAAAGCGTAACAAGACGCTGAAAGACCACTTTAACTACCTGATCCTGCCGGTGTGCGGCGCCCTGACCGTAGGCGCGCTGTGGATTAACCTGGAAGAGAGCTCCATGATTCTGGGTCTGATCTGGGGCGGTATTGGTCTGGTGTACCTGGCCTGCGTGACCAAAAGCTTCCGCAATCCGGTACCGCAGTACGAAGACGTGGCGTAA
- a CDS encoding ArsR/SmtB family transcription factor, whose product MIANHPEREHIRLENVLFALGNPMRLEIVRILADGSEQSCNALRHEDVAKSTMTHHWRVLRDSGVIWQRPQGRENMISLRREDLDARFPGLLDALLKVM is encoded by the coding sequence ATGATCGCCAATCACCCCGAACGTGAACACATTCGCCTGGAAAATGTGCTTTTTGCCCTTGGTAACCCGATGCGCCTCGAGATCGTTCGCATCCTGGCCGATGGCAGCGAGCAGAGCTGCAACGCGCTGCGCCATGAGGATGTCGCTAAGTCGACGATGACCCACCACTGGCGCGTCCTGCGCGATAGCGGCGTCATCTGGCAGCGCCCTCAGGGGCGGGAGAATATGATTTCTCTGCGCCGGGAGGATCTCGACGCGCGCTTTCCCGGACTGCTGGATGCGCTTCTGAAGGTGATGTAG
- a CDS encoding FUSC family protein translates to MRADKSLKPFEIRLYRHYRVVHGIRIALAFVLTFLLVRLLNVPEGTWPLITLVVVMGPISFWGNVVPRAFERIGGTILGSALGLVALKLELISLPVMVLWCAGAMFLCGWLALGKKPYQALLIGITLAVVVGAPPGDMHTALWRSGDVIFGSLLAMLFTGIWPQRAFLHWRIQMANYVTAFNRLYQAGFSPNLVERPRLEKHLQKVLNDVVKMRGLITPASKETHIQKAIFEAIQTVNRNLVCMLELQINAYWSSRPGHFVMLNAHTLRETQQMTQQTLLTIAHALYEGNPQPIRANTEKLNEIVAELRELMKEHQGDSLAETPIHGYVWLSIELARQLELLSNLICRALRK, encoded by the coding sequence GTGCGCGCTGATAAATCACTTAAGCCTTTCGAAATCCGTCTGTATCGCCACTATCGCGTGGTGCATGGTATTCGAATTGCTTTGGCCTTTGTCCTCACTTTTTTACTGGTTCGTTTGCTGAATGTACCGGAAGGGACGTGGCCTCTGATCACCCTGGTGGTGGTGATGGGGCCGATTTCATTCTGGGGTAACGTAGTACCACGCGCTTTTGAACGTATTGGCGGCACTATCCTCGGCTCGGCGCTCGGGCTGGTCGCGTTAAAGCTTGAGCTTATCTCCTTACCCGTCATGGTGCTGTGGTGCGCGGGGGCGATGTTCCTCTGCGGCTGGCTGGCGCTGGGCAAAAAACCGTATCAGGCGCTGCTCATTGGCATTACGCTGGCGGTCGTGGTCGGCGCGCCGCCCGGGGATATGCACACGGCGCTATGGCGAAGCGGCGATGTTATCTTTGGCTCCCTGCTGGCTATGCTGTTCACCGGCATCTGGCCGCAGCGGGCGTTCCTGCACTGGCGAATCCAGATGGCAAATTACGTCACCGCCTTCAACCGCCTGTATCAGGCCGGGTTCTCCCCCAATCTGGTGGAAAGACCGCGGCTGGAAAAACATCTGCAAAAAGTGCTTAACGACGTGGTCAAGATGCGCGGGCTGATTACGCCGGCAAGCAAAGAAACCCATATCCAGAAAGCTATCTTTGAAGCCATTCAAACCGTGAATCGTAACCTGGTCTGCATGCTGGAACTGCAGATCAATGCATACTGGAGCTCACGTCCCGGTCATTTTGTGATGCTCAACGCCCACACCTTGCGCGAAACCCAGCAGATGACCCAGCAAACGCTGCTGACGATTGCGCATGCGCTGTATGAAGGTAATCCGCAGCCGATTCGCGCCAACACCGAAAAACTTAATGAGATCGTCGCCGAACTGCGCGAACTTATGAAAGAACATCAGGGAGATAGCCTGGCGGAAACTCCGATCCACGGCTACGTCTGGCTGTCGATAGAACTGGCGCGCCAGCTTGAACTGCTGTCGAATTTAATCTGCCGGGCTTTGCGTAAATAA
- the fusA gene encoding elongation factor G, with protein MPRPIPLERYRNIGISAHIDAGKTTTTERILFYTGMSHKLGEVHDGAATTDWMAQEQERGITITSAAVSCFWPGMDRSFEPHRINIIDTPGHVDFTIEVERSMRVLDGAVMVYDSVGGVQPQSETVWRQANKYHVPRLAFVNKMDRPGADFFRVVQMMIDRLKANPVPIVIPVGAEEHFTGVVDLIKMRAILWDDATQGMTFSYAPVPDELRETARQWREKMVSAAAEATEELMDKYLESGELSEADIVAGLRKRTVSGEIQPVLCGSAFKNKGVQRMLDAVIELMPSPLDIPAIQGVDEKGQPAERHPGDDEPFSALAFKLMTDPYVGQLTFIRVYSGTLKKGDAVYNPVKGKKERIGRIVLMHANDRHEVDELHAGDIAACVGLKDVTTGDTLCDPDAVITLERMEFPEPVISLAIEPKTKADQEKMGIALQRLASEDPSFRLHTDEESGQTIISGMGELHLEIIVDRMKREFGVEANIGRPQVTYRETLRKTVKEVEGKFVRQSGGKGQYGHVVLTLEPLAPGSGFVFEDATKGGVVPREYIPSVEKGLREAMGTGVLAGYPVVDVKATLTFGSYHDVDSSEMAFRMAAIFGFKEGARRADPVILEPVMHVEVETPEEYAGNIMGILFRRGMVQGMEERFGSQIIRADVPLAEMFGYSTTLRSMSQGRATYSMEFHHYAEAPRNVAEAIIASRAKS; from the coding sequence ATGCCCCGACCCATCCCTCTCGAACGTTATCGCAACATCGGTATCTCCGCGCATATCGATGCCGGTAAAACCACCACCACCGAGCGCATTCTGTTTTACACCGGAATGAGCCACAAGCTGGGGGAAGTACACGATGGCGCGGCAACCACTGACTGGATGGCGCAGGAGCAAGAGCGCGGAATTACCATTACTTCCGCTGCGGTGAGCTGCTTCTGGCCCGGCATGGACCGTAGTTTCGAGCCGCATCGCATTAATATTATCGACACCCCGGGCCACGTGGATTTCACCATCGAGGTGGAGCGCTCAATGCGCGTGCTGGATGGCGCGGTGATGGTCTATGACTCCGTCGGCGGCGTGCAGCCGCAATCGGAAACCGTGTGGCGACAGGCGAATAAATATCACGTTCCGCGGCTGGCCTTCGTCAATAAAATGGACCGCCCCGGCGCCGATTTCTTCCGCGTCGTGCAGATGATGATTGATCGCCTGAAGGCGAATCCGGTACCGATCGTTATCCCTGTTGGCGCCGAGGAGCATTTCACCGGCGTGGTCGATCTCATCAAAATGCGCGCTATTTTATGGGATGACGCGACCCAGGGGATGACCTTCAGCTACGCGCCGGTGCCGGACGAACTGCGGGAAACCGCCCGGCAGTGGCGAGAAAAAATGGTCTCCGCCGCGGCGGAAGCTACCGAGGAGCTGATGGATAAATATCTTGAGAGCGGCGAGCTGAGCGAGGCCGATATCGTGGCCGGGCTGCGTAAACGTACCGTCAGCGGCGAAATTCAGCCGGTGCTGTGCGGCAGCGCCTTTAAAAATAAAGGCGTGCAGCGGATGCTGGATGCGGTGATCGAACTGATGCCGTCGCCGCTGGACATTCCGGCGATTCAGGGTGTTGATGAGAAAGGGCAGCCGGCGGAGCGCCATCCTGGCGACGACGAACCGTTCTCGGCGTTGGCGTTTAAACTGATGACTGACCCGTACGTTGGCCAGTTGACCTTTATTCGCGTCTATTCCGGTACCCTGAAAAAAGGCGACGCGGTCTACAATCCGGTCAAAGGGAAAAAAGAACGTATCGGGCGTATTGTGCTGATGCATGCCAACGATCGCCACGAAGTGGATGAACTGCATGCCGGGGATATTGCCGCCTGTGTCGGGTTGAAAGATGTCACCACTGGCGACACGCTATGCGATCCGGACGCGGTGATTACCCTCGAACGGATGGAGTTCCCGGAACCGGTGATCTCGCTGGCGATTGAGCCGAAAACCAAAGCGGATCAGGAGAAAATGGGGATTGCGCTACAGCGCCTGGCCTCTGAGGACCCGTCGTTCCGTCTGCATACTGATGAGGAGTCCGGGCAGACGATTATCTCCGGAATGGGCGAACTGCACCTGGAAATTATCGTCGATCGCATGAAGCGCGAGTTCGGCGTGGAGGCCAATATCGGTCGACCACAGGTCACCTACCGCGAGACACTGCGCAAAACGGTGAAAGAGGTGGAGGGGAAATTTGTCCGTCAGTCCGGCGGGAAGGGGCAGTATGGCCATGTTGTGCTGACCCTCGAACCGCTGGCGCCGGGGAGCGGCTTTGTGTTTGAAGACGCAACCAAAGGCGGGGTGGTGCCGCGCGAGTACATTCCTTCGGTGGAGAAAGGCTTGCGTGAAGCGATGGGCACCGGCGTGCTGGCGGGTTATCCGGTTGTCGATGTCAAAGCGACCCTGACATTTGGTTCGTATCATGATGTCGACTCATCGGAAATGGCCTTCCGCATGGCGGCGATTTTCGGCTTCAAGGAGGGGGCGCGCAGAGCCGATCCGGTGATTCTCGAACCGGTGATGCATGTAGAGGTGGAAACGCCGGAAGAGTATGCCGGGAATATTATGGGCATACTCTTCCGGCGTGGCATGGTGCAGGGGATGGAAGAGCGCTTCGGTAGCCAGATTATCCGCGCCGATGTTCCGCTGGCTGAAATGTTTGGCTATTCCACCACGCTGCGCTCAATGTCGCAGGGCCGAGCGACCTACAGTATGGAGTTCCATCACTACGCGGAAGCCCCGCGCAACGTAGCGGAAGCGATTATCGCCAGCCGCGCTAAAAGCTAA
- a CDS encoding LysR family transcriptional regulator, with the protein MKPLLDVLVILDALEKEGSFAAASAKLYKTPSALSYTIHKLESDLNIQLLDRSGHRARFTPTGQMLLEKGREVLHTVRELEKQAIKLHQGWENALVLAVDSTFPFFLLAPLVSRFYQQHTAARLRFVREAPASGWSALVEGRADLIVGVSGDPPALVGYGFSPLGELAHIFVIAPQHPLAKMAAPLSWRAMKHYRAIVCGEQWPPVDDQESLVTYDFAGQLMLISAGLGWGYVPRYLVQAQLESGELIEKEVSSPLPAHRAWLGWNEDAAGLSCAWWRSEILANNAIHTIYDIKIV; encoded by the coding sequence ATGAAACCACTGCTGGATGTCCTCGTCATTCTGGATGCGCTGGAAAAAGAGGGGAGCTTTGCCGCCGCGTCGGCAAAGCTGTACAAAACGCCTTCTGCGCTGAGCTACACTATTCATAAACTGGAAAGCGATCTCAATATTCAGCTGCTTGATCGCAGCGGTCATCGGGCGCGCTTTACCCCCACCGGGCAGATGCTGCTGGAAAAGGGGCGCGAAGTTCTGCATACCGTCCGCGAGCTGGAAAAACAGGCGATTAAACTGCATCAGGGCTGGGAAAATGCGCTGGTGCTGGCGGTGGATAGCACGTTCCCCTTTTTTTTACTGGCGCCTCTGGTGAGCCGGTTCTATCAGCAGCATACCGCCGCCCGGCTGCGTTTTGTCCGCGAGGCACCGGCCAGCGGCTGGAGTGCGCTGGTGGAAGGACGGGCGGATCTCATTGTGGGGGTATCAGGCGACCCGCCGGCGCTCGTCGGCTACGGGTTTAGCCCGCTGGGCGAGCTGGCGCACATCTTTGTTATCGCGCCGCAGCATCCGCTGGCAAAAATGGCGGCACCGCTAAGCTGGCGGGCGATGAAACACTATCGGGCCATCGTCTGCGGGGAGCAATGGCCGCCGGTTGACGATCAGGAAAGCCTTGTGACGTACGATTTTGCCGGCCAGCTGATGTTGATTAGCGCGGGGCTGGGATGGGGATATGTGCCAAGGTATCTGGTACAGGCTCAGCTGGAGAGCGGCGAGCTGATAGAAAAAGAGGTCTCCTCGCCGTTACCTGCGCATCGGGCATGGCTTGGCTGGAATGAAGACGCCGCCGGACTTTCTTGCGCGTGGTGGCGTAGCGAAATTTTAGCAAATAATGCTATCCATACGATCTATGATATTAAAATCGTATGA
- the hisL gene encoding his operon leader peptide codes for MNRVQFKHHHHHHHPD; via the coding sequence ATGAACCGCGTTCAATTTAAACATCACCATCATCACCATCATCCTGACTAG
- the sbmC gene encoding DNA gyrase inhibitor SbmC has product MNYSVKSVGKRTIAGFHRVGPWDQTVKQGFEQLMAWVSGRQIPAQEWVAVYYDNPDQVPPEKLRCATVVTVADDFVVPPNSEGVIITEIAGGEYAFASARVENHDFSTPWLAFFNSLVQSKEYQLAAKPCFEVYLNDGNQDGYWDIEMYVAVERVAK; this is encoded by the coding sequence ATGAACTACAGCGTGAAGTCCGTCGGCAAACGTACCATTGCCGGTTTTCATAGGGTGGGGCCCTGGGATCAGACCGTTAAACAGGGTTTTGAGCAGCTCATGGCGTGGGTCAGCGGCCGTCAGATTCCGGCACAGGAGTGGGTGGCCGTCTACTATGACAATCCCGATCAGGTCCCGCCGGAGAAGCTGCGCTGCGCTACGGTGGTCACCGTGGCCGACGATTTTGTCGTTCCGCCCAACAGCGAAGGGGTCATTATCACTGAGATTGCGGGGGGAGAGTACGCATTCGCCAGCGCGCGGGTGGAAAATCACGACTTCTCGACGCCGTGGCTGGCGTTCTTCAATAGCCTGGTGCAGAGCAAAGAGTATCAACTGGCGGCAAAGCCCTGTTTTGAGGTCTATCTCAACGACGGCAATCAGGACGGCTACTGGGATATCGAAATGTATGTCGCGGTCGAACGGGTGGCGAAATAA
- a CDS encoding SDR family oxidoreductase yields the protein MKKVAIVGLGWLGMPLALSLSARGWQVTGSKTTQDGVEAARMCGIESYPLRLEPQLVCDAEDLDALMNVDALVITLPARRSGPGEDFYLQAVQELVDTALAYHIPRIVFTSSTSVYGNASGMLKENSPRDPQTASGRVLKELEDWLHNLPGTSVDILRLAGLVGPSRHPGRFFAGKSAPDGQHGVNLVHLQDVISAIELLLQAPKGGHIYNICAPKHPARGVFYPQMARELGLPAPVFADSPNGDSGKLIDGNRICYELGFDYQYPDPLVMPME from the coding sequence ATGAAAAAGGTCGCAATTGTCGGTTTAGGATGGCTGGGCATGCCGCTCGCTTTGTCATTGAGCGCGCGGGGATGGCAGGTTACCGGCAGCAAAACCACCCAGGACGGCGTGGAGGCGGCGAGGATGTGCGGTATCGAAAGCTATCCGTTACGCCTGGAACCGCAGCTGGTCTGCGATGCCGAAGATCTGGATGCATTGATGAATGTAGATGCGCTGGTGATTACGCTGCCGGCTCGTCGCAGCGGGCCGGGGGAAGATTTTTATCTGCAGGCGGTACAGGAGCTTGTCGATACGGCGTTGGCCTACCATATCCCGCGGATCGTCTTTACCAGTTCCACTTCCGTATACGGCAATGCCAGCGGGATGTTAAAAGAGAATTCGCCGCGCGATCCGCAAACCGCCAGCGGCAGGGTGCTAAAAGAGCTGGAGGACTGGCTGCATAACCTTCCGGGCACCTCGGTGGATATTTTGCGTCTGGCCGGGCTGGTGGGGCCCTCTCGTCATCCCGGGCGTTTCTTTGCCGGGAAGTCTGCGCCGGACGGTCAGCACGGCGTAAACCTGGTACACCTGCAGGATGTCATTTCGGCTATCGAGCTGCTGCTGCAGGCTCCGAAGGGCGGACACATCTATAATATATGTGCGCCCAAACATCCGGCGCGCGGCGTGTTCTACCCGCAAATGGCCCGTGAACTTGGGTTGCCGGCGCCGGTGTTTGCCGACAGCCCAAACGGCGACAGCGGAAAACTGATTGATGGTAACCGTATCTGCTATGAACTGGGGTTTGATTATCAGTACCCCGATCCGCTGGTGATGCCGATGGAGTAA
- the yoeI gene encoding membrane protein YoeI: protein MGQFFAYALAFAVKGDNYVA, encoded by the coding sequence ATGGGGCAATTTTTTGCTTACGCGCTGGCCTTCGCCGTAAAAGGGGATAACTATGTCGCATAA
- the hisG gene encoding ATP phosphoribosyltransferase, which produces MLDNSRLRIAIQKSGRLSEDSRELLGRCGIKVNLHTQRLIALAENMPIDILRVRDDDIPGLIMDGVVDLGIIGENVLEEELLSRRAQGEDPRYFTLRRLDFGGCRLSLATPADEAWDGPSSLDGKRIATSYPHLLKRYLDQKGISFKSCLLNGSVEVAPRAGLADAICDLVSTGATLEANGLREVEVMFRSKACLIQRDGEMADAKQQLIDRLLTRIQGVIQARESKYIMMHAPTERLEEVVALLPGAERPTILPLAGDKQRVAMHMVSSETLFWETMEKLKALGASSILVLPIEKMME; this is translated from the coding sequence ATGTTAGACAACAGCCGTTTACGCATAGCTATTCAAAAATCAGGCCGCCTGAGCGAAGATTCACGCGAATTACTGGGCCGTTGCGGCATTAAAGTGAATTTGCACACCCAGCGTCTGATTGCGCTGGCGGAAAATATGCCCATCGACATTCTGCGTGTCCGCGATGACGATATCCCGGGCCTGATTATGGACGGCGTAGTGGATCTGGGCATCATCGGCGAGAACGTGCTGGAAGAAGAGCTGCTGAGCCGCCGCGCTCAGGGGGAAGACCCGCGCTATTTCACTCTGCGTCGTCTTGATTTTGGCGGCTGCCGCCTGTCGCTGGCCACTCCGGCGGATGAAGCCTGGGACGGTCCGTCATCGCTGGACGGCAAACGTATTGCCACCTCCTACCCGCACCTGCTGAAGCGCTACCTCGATCAGAAAGGTATCTCCTTTAAATCCTGTCTGCTGAACGGTTCCGTTGAAGTCGCCCCGCGCGCTGGCCTGGCCGACGCGATTTGCGACCTGGTCTCCACCGGCGCCACCCTGGAAGCTAACGGTCTGCGCGAAGTGGAAGTGATGTTCCGCTCTAAAGCCTGCCTGATTCAGCGCGATGGCGAAATGGCCGACGCCAAGCAACAGTTAATCGACCGCCTGCTGACCCGTATTCAGGGGGTGATTCAGGCGCGCGAATCCAAATACATCATGATGCACGCCCCGACCGAACGTCTGGAAGAAGTGGTGGCCCTGCTGCCTGGCGCTGAGCGCCCGACCATTCTGCCGCTGGCCGGTGACAAACAGCGCGTTGCCATGCACATGGTCAGCAGCGAAACCCTGTTCTGGGAAACCATGGAAAAACTGAAAGCGCTGGGCGCCAGCTCCATTCTGGTACTGCCCATCGAGAAAATGATGGAGTAA
- the dacD gene encoding serine-type D-Ala-D-Ala carboxypeptidase DacD, producing MLASSVSCAFAANDLPVTVPPPSIQAGSWVLMDYTTGQILTAGNEHQQRNPASLTKLMTGYVVDRAIDSHRISFDDVVTVGRDAWAKGNPVFDGSSLMFLKAGDRVSVRDLSRGLIVDSGNDACVALADYVAGGQPQFVAMMNEYVKKLHLQDTHFETVHGLDAPGQHSSAYDLAVLSRAIIHGEPDVYHMYSQKSLTWNGITQQNRNGLLWDKTMNVDGLKTGHTSGAGFNLIASAVDGHRRLIAVVMGADSPKGREQQAAKLLHWGQQNFDTVQVLQKGKKVGSERIWYGDKEQIQLGTDQDFWLALPKSEVSRIKAKYVLDKKDLEAPIAANQRVGEISLYDGDKVVAHWPLVTLESVGKGGVFSRMSDYLHHAL from the coding sequence TTGCTCGCTTCGAGCGTTTCTTGCGCATTTGCTGCCAATGATTTGCCCGTCACCGTGCCGCCACCGTCCATTCAGGCGGGATCCTGGGTACTGATGGATTACACGACCGGCCAGATACTGACTGCGGGTAATGAACACCAGCAGCGCAATCCTGCCAGCCTGACCAAACTCATGACCGGATATGTCGTCGATCGCGCCATCGACAGCCATCGCATCTCCTTTGATGATGTTGTGACCGTTGGCCGCGATGCCTGGGCCAAAGGCAACCCTGTTTTCGACGGCTCGTCGCTGATGTTCCTTAAGGCTGGCGATCGGGTCAGCGTTCGTGATTTAAGCCGCGGCCTGATCGTCGACTCCGGTAATGATGCCTGCGTGGCGCTGGCCGATTATGTCGCCGGCGGCCAGCCGCAGTTCGTGGCCATGATGAATGAGTACGTAAAAAAACTGCATCTGCAGGATACTCACTTTGAAACCGTGCATGGCCTGGATGCGCCGGGTCAGCACAGCTCGGCGTATGATCTTGCGGTACTGTCGCGGGCGATCATTCACGGCGAGCCGGACGTTTACCACATGTACAGCCAAAAAAGCCTGACGTGGAACGGGATTACCCAGCAAAACCGCAACGGTCTGCTGTGGGATAAGACCATGAATGTTGATGGGTTAAAGACCGGGCATACCTCCGGCGCCGGCTTTAACCTGATTGCCTCCGCGGTGGATGGCCATCGGCGCCTGATAGCCGTAGTGATGGGCGCCGACAGCCCGAAAGGGCGCGAGCAGCAGGCGGCTAAACTGCTGCACTGGGGCCAGCAAAATTTCGATACCGTTCAGGTGCTGCAAAAGGGCAAGAAGGTCGGTAGCGAGCGGATCTGGTACGGCGATAAAGAGCAAATCCAGCTGGGCACCGATCAGGATTTCTGGCTGGCGCTGCCGAAGTCGGAAGTGTCGCGTATTAAAGCCAAATACGTGCTGGATAAAAAAGATCTCGAAGCGCCGATTGCCGCGAATCAACGGGTCGGGGAAATCTCACTCTATGATGGCGACAAAGTGGTCGCCCACTGGCCGCTGGTGACGCTGGAAAGCGTTGGCAAAGGCGGTGTGTTCTCGCGGATGAGCGATTATCTGCATCACGCGCTGTGA